Sequence from the Balearica regulorum gibbericeps isolate bBalReg1 chromosome 15, bBalReg1.pri, whole genome shotgun sequence genome:
AAGAGAGTGCACAGTCAGGACCTTTGCATGATAAAATGGAGGAGCAGTCAAAAGAATCCATTAACTGTAAGCATGGATccaaaatctttgttttatttaactaTTGTCGTTTCATAGTGCAGTGGAAATACCAAGTTCTTGCTCTGTGTGTTCATAGAAACAAAACTAAGGTATAGCCTAGCTGAATACTTAGTTTGGAGTGTTGTTACTGGGGCTATCCTTTATAAAATCAGTTATGCGTCTTCAGGGTTGGTGACCATGCCAACTTGCAGCCTGTCTGGCATGTTCCTTCTGTCTTGAGTAAGTATGAAAATGGAGAGGGGAATTTTTTGTCAAAAACTCATTTTGAGAGATACAAAGATTAAATATTAggtattttcctcattttattcctcttttttttttttttcttggtccCCAAATGACAAGCCTGCTTCAAAATAAAGGTGTGGGGGGCTTTTCTGGTGCTTTAGATTAAATCCTTTTTATCACCTTAAGAtccttttttgttattattcatCTGTGTTGTTTCTGTCTCAGACACACTTAACATGTCTTTTAAACTTTTAGTGGAGACTATAGTTGATGTTTATACCGTGgaacagctgaaagaaaaagctttacagAGTGATGGGAAACTTGAACCAGTCTATGGCATTATTTATGGCTACATTTCTACACTGGACATTGATGATAATGCATCTAAAATTATTCGCAACAGGTGGTAAGCAACTGCctgttttaaatttgtattaaaaagtcCTTATCCTTCTTCTTCTGACCCAAATTAGATGGAACAACATTTTAGTCCAGTtctggacaagaaataaaactccTCCTGGAGGATGCCATGTGAATGTCTGGTGTGTAGACTTCCAGaattagcaaagaaaaggagTTGGCTTTAtgaagaatttgctttttctggtcCTAGAggagcaaagaagaaagaggcCGTTTTGTCTCAGACAGACTTAAGAGTTTAGAagatgaagatttatttttaaagaagaaaagtctCTTGGGAAATCTCTGTCTAGAAAAGTTTCAAACAAGGAGGaattgcatatatatattaattatcTTCTTATGTTTCAGTTCAATATGCCGTTTTCTGGTGAATGAAATGTCAAACGCATGCACTTTCTGCAGTGACATCTCTTCAGATTCAAAGTCAACTTTTGCAAGCTTTGACATACTTGTTGATCTGACAGATCACACCGGCACTCTTTATTCTTGTTACCTGTCTGACTGTGTAGCTGAGGAAACATTAGGCTGCACAGTAAGTAGAAATTAATTAGGTTGTTCTTATTTGATCTGAGCTGTGAAGCCTGGTGAAAAttacaaatatatgtaaatgtaCTTCATGTGCGTGtgtacacaaaaaaaaattgcatatggatatacacacacactcttgGCTTTTTAACAAGTTAAAAGTTAGAAGTCAGAAGCTGCTATTAAGAAGAAATGCGTTAAATGTAACAGTGAATCCCCTATTCAGaatactgctttattttaattaatttacacTTTTCTGAGAACATGGTTGgaatttcctaattttttttctcaaacacCTTGCAATTTATTGTGATTAATCTGACTGTCTTGGTACATATATTACACCAAACATTATgttaagagagaaaaacacagcttAGGAATGTATAGAAATGTGTAAGAAGCTCTTTTCATCATCATTTTGTTGTGGAGATGTTGTAATAACTACATGCTGAAGAAGTCTTCTATGATGTCCTATTATTAACAGGTCCGTGAGTTCCTCACTCTAACAGAAGACAAGAAGACTGCATTGAAATGGCAACTTCTTTTGGAACGaagcaagatttattttaaagttagtATTTAATGTCAATTTAAAACAGTAGCTGTTTCCTATTTGCTAGTATATTTAGTACTGAAAAATTCCATGTCAGTTCTgctgaactttttaaaataagcaatattTTTGTACAAATTCTGCATATTCCAAGTAGTCTTTGTCATAATTTCAACATGAGGCAAACTATGAAAGACACAAACTGCTCTTAGCCAATACTGGTATTTCAAAAACCGGTATACACGATTTAGTCAGTGACTTCTATGGCTGTAGGTTTATAATGAATGAAGTTAACAGTATCTGCTTGCAAGAATAAGGCCCAGTCAATAGTTGTAATAGATTGTATGGTATATGGGATTACCTGGGTATATTTCTCAGTTACCTGTATTTTTGGAAATAATGTGATTAGGTATGTCTAAAATCTGCAATTCTCCTTAAAGCAACAACAATATTAGATTCACACACCTGGAGTAATTGTTAAAAGATCTGCTATTATTTGCAatatcttttacttttttaattgcacGCTGTATACTGGACTGGAATCCTCTTTCACAGAACTGCCTGGTTTAGGACAACTCTAAACTGACTCCCTTTTTTAAACTTGCCCTGCTTAGCAAAACTGTTCTTACTCTCCTATCTCCTCCACCCTTTGCCctatttccaggaaaaaaatcaaagtgttttACTTCAGTACTGACAGGTATATAGCATAAAATGTGTGTACTCATgtataaaataatgttaaatatgTATAACCAATCTGTCAATTAAACATGCTGTgtgatatttgaaaataaagtatttcaaagtgctatacagcagtaaaaaaaaaattattattaactaTTTTTACAGGTTACTTTGTCACCCAGCTGGAGAACCGGACTGAAGGTCAATGTTCTTTCATGCAAACTTGCAGACCCTATAGAGGCCAGTCAGAGCTTGTTGGGAAAAGAGTTTGGAAATAAGAGATTACATTATATGTCTTGATAACTGCTAGGAAAAAGACTATTTCTTCACTGTTCTTAGAGGTTGAAGGCTGTTGATGTATTTTGCTAAGTATGTTCTGATGGTATGCATCAAGAATATGCATTACTAATCCCTGTAAGTGGACTTCTGTGCTGATCTTTTTCAGGTGATTGTACTTTAAAAAGTGTACTAGGGCCTCAGCTTAAGAAAAGTCAGTTCTTACCCCCCCTTACAAGGAGGATGGAACCTTTCTTCACTCagtttagaatatatttttaaaaatcagaaataacatATAGTACAAGACAGATCTGTTGAGCTTCTGTGTTTTTAACTGCCTTGCTACTTACATGCTACTTTTgtgttagtttaaaaaataaagacccACTTTGAAATACTGCCTGGGTTTGTAGTGTATATTGGTGAGTCCAAACATGGAATTTCTGGCAACTGCAGGGGCTTGAAAAGAGCCATGATGTTTGCAAGGCTGCTTTTCTTTAGTGCAGACTTAGTAGGCTGCTTTTCTTTAGGGCAGTCTTATTAGAATGGAGTAATCAATTACCAGGGACCTCTGACAACCAATCAAGCTAAGAGTACAAGCGGTAGAGAAGAAAGGACTCTTCTTCACCAAAATAGTTGTTGTTAGCTGAACACAAATAACGCCAGTATGTGTATTTTGTCcttctctgtgtattttttcctatttttaaaccTGTTTCTGTCCTTAGCTTCCCCTGCAGCTGTGTATTTGCTACATTCACCAGTCCTCACCTTCCGAGCATATCAGGAGTTGACCTATTTCAAATAGGGAAGATATTGTGGCTGTTCTCTTGCAAAGTATTTGTTAGGCTGGAATGCTTTGAGGAACTCTAATCACCCCTCATTCACTACCTACCCGTTAAAGcaacacagcagagagaaaacccCTACAGAAAAGGGTGAATTTTGACAAGCAATACTCCAACATTGCATCCCCCTACTCATGTGAGTGGGAACAAGGAactaaagcacaaaaaaatgttGCCAGTGTTGGGTCACTGCGTTTCTTCTGTTGCAGCAATAAACAGCTTCAGCGTATTAGCCGCTATGCCTGGAAAACGTTGAAGTGAATGTTTCCATTAGTTTTAATCGTAACTCGGCTCAGCCATCAATATACAGTGCTTAAGACCAAACTACAAATGATGCATTGTTGCTGTTGCCATAGATGGTATTGTTTGATGGGCACAAAGAAAGGCTAACAGTACAGAAAGTGAATTTAATCCTTCCTCTTTCAGAATTATTCACCCTAACTTCCCTGCTTGGCCCAGCTCTGTTGCCTGACTTCTCTGCTTCGCCCAGCTCATCGAATTGCAACAAATTAAGAGCACAGCTTCCCCGCTGACAGAGGCAGGCTTAAATCAAGGAGCATTTTGACTTCTATGAGCCAGGGACTGGTTCTGTTCAGATGCAATAGCTGAATGGTTGTTTCAGTTGGCCACAGTTCCTTAGGCTTCCTTTAGATGAAATCTGAATTATGTCCACAGCATTTAGGCCTCATCACACAAAGAACTTTTACATGTGCTTTAAGCCATTGGCTTAAGTTGAAGTAGAGGGAACTGAAATGTGGGTGTGTTTGCAGGGCCATACCTCGTACAGGTGGTGTACGGGTGCGCAGTGTGTGCTACAAATGTATGCAGCTGGAGAAGCAAGTTGATAGgaaaatgtctatttttcttctgcaatgtgttctgctttctttttaccATGTGATTTGCAGTGTCCTGGACCATGCTGCTCTTTCACAGAGGTTCTTGTCTTCAGGCTGCAGTAATTTTCTCTGCAAGACTCTCCAAATGCTCTTCTAAAAGCCAAGGGGTTATTAAGATCTGGCTCCAATAAATGGAAGCATTTAACTTTGGTGCTTGCATGTATGTCAAAAAATAATCCATCTGTTTTTGTTAGAAATTAGTCAGTTCTGTGCAACCTTTGAAAATGATAAGTTTTGATGTTTGggggaagggtttttttaattatattttacaaCTTCGTCACTCCATTGAATTGAAAGAGAACTCACTGTCATGCAAACTGGTAGAGAGTGTTAGATCAGTGTGAGtttggaaacaggaaaagttACACAGCGTGGCTTTTTACAgctggaaacatttaaaaactccAACTGTTGCACTGTATTGTACAAGTAATGGTAATTGTTGcagttagatttttttaatattattaaaaatatatttaaatcagTAAAAGTAAAGACATTTACTGGTGAGCTTAACCAATGAGCTTCTTTAATCTTGaacttctgtattattttatttttagaagcatATTTAAAGctcagtttaggaaaaaaaaaatctgccaagCATCTGGCACACTTCCCGCTTGGAGTGGGAGGGAAAGCAATCCTCATTTAATTTGTACCTTTGAAAAATGCACGGAGGAATTGTGAAACTAATctaaaaagcaaacatcttttTATTGTAGAATGCCCCACGGAGAGAAATTCTTTCTGAAGCTGTAATTCTTGATTTACTGTTACACATACATCTTTGATTTTGTATAGCATGGGTGAGCTTTAGCTCCTACATCACCATTTTAATggtttaatttataatttttcttttaaggcaaTACATTGGCAAAGCTCAAAGCACAAGTAGAATGGAAGAGCACACACAGGGACAACCatcccagctcccctccccagctgtcCAGCACACTGTCTCCATCAACAGTTCCAAGGTACAGTTCAGGTGTTAACCATCTGCCCCAAGCTGGGTTGGACTCCAGGTTCACAGCCTCAGAGGAGGCTGATACCTCCATGGAAACGGGGCTGTTTGAGTGAAATGGCTTTTGAGCTCGTGGGTTACGTGTCCTTGATGCGTGACAGTCTATTAGATGCTTGGGCCCTGTAAGCATTTAACATACAGGACAGCTTGTGCGTCTCTTTGTTCACCAGATGTTCCCAAAAGAGCCTCTTCCAATGCAGACAGGGTCCTAGCCCAGCTCCTGGTTAGGATCCACGTGTTTGCTGGGCCACCTTAAACCGCATGGAAAGGACGTCGCTTATCCCAGCCTCTATCTCATCGTTGACCTGCACAGACCCAACTCCTTTGGGAGACCCTGTCAGAATCAAGTCCCCTTCTTCCAGGGTGAATATTTCACTAATGTAGCTGATTAGGTAAGGGACGGAGAAGATCATCGTGGAGGTCTCCCCCTCCTGCCTCAGCTCTCCGTTCACCTTGAGCCAGATCTTCAGCTTGTGAGGGTCTGGGATCTTCTCCTTGGGCACAAAGTCACTGACCGGGCACGATGAATCGAAGCCTTTGGCCAAGGTCCAAGGCAGACCCTTCTTTTTGCACTCCTCCTGGGTGTCCCTGGCTGTCATGTCCAAGCAGAGGGCATAGCCCCCCACGTGTTCCATGGCGGCCTCCTGGGACACGGCCTGGGCTCTCTTCCCGATCACCACCCCCAGCTCCACTTCATGGTGCAGGTTGTTGCAGTAGTAGGGCCGGAGGATGGGCGAGCCTTCGCGCACGTAGGCCGAGGAAGGCTTGAGGAAGAACAGGGGCTCCCGGGGCAGCGCATTCCCCATCTCCTTGGCATGCTCGGCGTAGTTGCGCCCCACGCAGACGATGTTCCTGCCCCACTCCCAAAAGCGGGACAGGGGCTTGGAGGAGGCCATGGCCGCGGCGGGTCTCTTTCCCCAGGGACAGCGAGCGCCCTTGGGGCGTCCTTGCCGGGCCCAGAGccgcgctgctgctgccgccgcctctCCCCCGCCCCGCTCTCCTTCCTGCCCGCCGCCGATTGCCCAGGGCAGCCgtctgcccccccccgcctccttaCCCGGGTTAGCAAATCGCCCGGCACGGGCGTGCCGAGAGCagcggggagggaaggaggggaccGAGTGAGCGCAGCACCGCCCCCGCTGcgcgccgggccggggcctGGCCCTGCCGGCCGCCGCTGCcagcctccccggggccggccGCAGGGCGGGGAGCAAAGGTAACCGGGCCGGGCCTGGGCATCGGGCGGGGCGCGCCGCACCATGCTCGGTGGGGGCTGGCGGGGCCTCGGCACCGCCCTGGCGGCCCTTGGAGCTGGGGCCCTGCTCCGAGCCGGTACGTGGGGCGGGTGGCGCGGCTGCCCCGGCACCGGGGATGCACCCCGGTAGGACCCGCTGGGCCGGGCAGCGCCTCCTCTGCGGCCGGGCCGAGGcgcgggggggccgggccggggcgtGGGTCGCGGTGGGATCTGTGCAGTGACCTACTTGCAGCCATTACCGGGGCGGAGGGGGCGTGCGATGCCTCCCTTGCAGCTGggaccggggtgggggggggcggcgTGCTGTGCCCCCGTACAGCCGGCACCCGAAGGGAGCTGCGCGGCTGCAGGCACCCGGCGGCGGGGCTGACGATGGGGTTCAGCCCGGCTGGCAGCGGGTCCCCCGGCAAGCTCGGAAGTTTGACGGTAGTTTTTCTCTTTTCGTTTCCCGGCTCAGGGGTGCGCCGAGGTTTTTAAGCTGACTCACGGCCCCAAGTAGGTCAGTATCTGCTCAGCTGGAGCCTGTCTCTCGGTGGCTTTTTGTATCGATAACCCATCTGGGAGGCTCCTGCGAAGTTTCTGGGCTGCCAAAGTGCTCATTATCGTTCTGGAAGGAGGGCTTGGGGAACGGGGCCTGGCATTTAAACTGAATGTGATGGGTGACAAATTGTATTTGCaatgtaaacaaaaaagaaaaccaaaactgtgTAAGctctatatttaaatttaaggCCTAAATTCTGAAAGCATCTCCTTGAACTAGAGCTTGGGCTTTAGCTTCACCGCGTCTCTGGGAAGTCTTGCCAGAGACCTTTTGCATCACTCCAATTTTAAGACCTGGCCTTAACGAATAAGAATCCATTGGAGTTAACTGCCAGACTTGGAAACCCTGATGCTATCTTGGGAACAAGTATGTCAAACCAAGGAACTAGCAGCTCCCGAGTTCCCCAGCATGCAAGGGTGGGTGCTGCACAGGCTTTGCTCCACCAGTGGGTGTGTGCGTGCCCTGCCCACGCTGGCTGGATCCAGCTGTGATGCTGGCAGCATGTCGCAGGTGGGCAAGTCAAGTGGCAACGGGAGTTGCCCTGGGTTTGTGGAGCCACCTCACTTGGTGTCACGTGGAGCCACAAACTTGCTGGGTATCCAAAAATATCTGTGTGTGGAGTATGCAAAAAGTGAATGTAGCGTTTCTTCTTATGAGGGCGATGCAAGAATGTTCATCTGAGTATGTGCGTGCAGTCATTTTTGAGTGACAGCCATGTTTGAAGTAGGAACTTTCCACTCTTTTCTGTAACaagaaagagtaaaacaaaatgctgtggAGAAAATGTATGAAGCATCCCTTTTCTGAGGGAACCTACTGTTCAGCTGTGCTATTGCCTGCTTGCCTTCAGTCTCCAACATGTATGTGTTTATGTGATAACATTAACGCTTCCCATCTGCAAACCCTTTCCTCTTGGCGACTCAAGCTGCACTAACAAACCGTTCCGGAAAGCCAAACTGTGCGATTCAAAAGGCTGCTGGTGTTCTACTCTCTCCAGTCCGCTCTGCTTCAGGCATGAAGTCAGGAGGGACATGTTACGAAACTGAGTGAAAACGAAGTCATTGGGCATTAATTTTCCAGCAGACTTGCATGCATTACAGCGATCCTGAAATGATTTGTGTtagtgctgggctggggcaggggttGTATATTGCTTGGGGAGCTTCCTTGAGCAGAAGGGGGTCTGACAACACCCCTCTCGTAAGAGCAGCGCTGCGTGTGTGTGAAAGCGCTTCTGGTCTGCTTGCCGAGTGGGCAGGCTGGAAAGGTGCAACTTAGCTGCAGATGGGAATTCAGAATGAGTTTCATACTTTGTGGATGTTTTCTCATTCCTttgtttaaattacattttagaaaacatttccttatgTGGTGTAGTTTGTTTTGCGAGAATTGTGAattaaacatgcaaagaaaCTTTGGGATCATGGCCAAGGTTAGAAATGGTTCATAGGATAAAAGCATTTTGAGCATCTGAATAATTCCTTTGACTTGAAGTTAAgggtgtggtggtttttttttctagttagcACCTAGCATGCAAACAAACATGCAGTGTATATAGACCTTGTGACTGATAGCATCCAAAAGAAAAGTGCTTCATGTTAGGAAGCAGTTAAAGAgcaattgatttttattttttttcgtATCAAGGAATAGTAaggaatttttgtttgtttgttttgtgttttggtttttgtggttttttttttttttttttttttttgaaaggactCTTCTGCTCCAGAGGAACACTCAGCAGGTATGGATGCTTTTCTCAATAATCCATGCCTTCACTGTCGAATACCCAGTGCATGCCTACACTGTGCCTTGGGGTTTTCTTTGCAGCACTATGTTTAATTTTACTACCATCTCCCCTCCTTACCTCCCTTCCCTTATAAGCAAATGAGATGGTAGAAGTAGAAGGGGAAAAGTTCTGGGCAGGACAGTTGTACCAGAGGGGCctgacagctgctgctgcctctgggtctgggtttgcagcagcagctgcatgtCCCAGTCAGAACTTGGATCTTGGTTTTGCAGCCTTGTTGGTACTGTTGGTCTCTGGAGCTCCAGGGGTCGGTCTGTGTTGGCTGCAGCCAGTCTGTGGGGCCTCTTCCCTCTAAAGCCGGCTCTTATCAGGGGTGGGCAGGACTGACTTGTTTTGGGAGTGTGGGGCAGGTTGATTAGGAACGTGGTGACCCCTCCCTTTGGCACTGATGGAGGTGACTAAGCACGGAGCATCGGGAGCCTTAGGGCTAGAGTCAGTGGtacaaaatgaaacagcagctgAGCCAGCACAGCTTAGACCAAagcagtcaccttcagtggTGTGCGAGGGCCTTGGGCATTAAGACAACTGATTTCTGACTTGCAGAGACTGATGCCTCTTTCCCTGCGTATATACGTACCCAGGCCTGAATTGTAGGGCCCCAGCAATGGAAGACcttgtcctctttctttccctttttttttttcttttttgtaatggCAGAGCCTCTTAGGGCTTGATTGTTTCTTTAAGAACTGCGTATCTGTGAGTTGAACAATGGAGCCCATGTTATTTGCATCTGgaattagatttttctttcttggatcAGATTAAACATTTAACCAAAAGCAAATAGGGAAGCACTGCTGTTGCATCAAGGTAGCCCGTGAGCAAGAATCCTGCATGCAGTGTGTGCTTGGTACCTGGCCAGGCGGGGAGCCATGCAGAGAGCCTGTCTTCTCTCCGTGCACTGTGCAGGATGTGATTTCCCCAAGTAACCAACCAGATAGTTCTGTTGTAGTAgtgtgtgtatttctgtatttctactcctttttttttccttttttcctcctctttttgtcttttggctGTAACATggctttttgtgctttttttgcaAAGTCACTGTCCCAGGGTGACCTTTGTCCAGCTGTTCCCTCTCCGTTCTGCTTTCCTGCCCCTTGAAATCTTCTCTCCAATTGAGGTACAGCACTTTCCCTGCATGAGCACATCTCTGGAAGCAAAGTGTCCCCTCCCTCTTCGGTGCAGCTCTAGGGCACCAAGAGCCTCCCACCCTGTGGAGCACAAGGTCACACAGCCAGGCACTaaggctttgtcccatggtggcctctctcctcctcctctgaaggAGGCAGGTTGAGGCTGTCCATACCCTTCCTTCTCAGGGGTCatgggctgggggagctgctgtgctctgtCCTGCTTGTTCCCCTCCCTGGGCTAACCTGAGGTTTGACTGTTTTGGGGTCCCCAGGTCCAGTGCAGCTGCGAGCTGTCTTCCTGCACACAGAGCACGAGCAGAGGAAGTCGAAGACGGTCACACAAGCCGACATGAAGGTGGAATTACTCCCAGCCCTTACAGACAACTACATGTACCTTCTCATTGATGAGGAAACGAAGGAAGCTGCAATAGTTGATCCTGTGCAGCCCCAGAAGGTAAAGCAATCTGCTACCCTTGTGAGCAGGGTGCTCACCGCTGCAGGTCTGGGAGATCCTTTCAGGTTGCCACATCCACGAGAGAATTAGTCACACGCTGACTCAGGCATGggggaaaggcaggaaataCTGGCCATGCATAGGTACGGACAGGGCTTCACAGGCAGTCTTCTTCTGGGCTCAGGCAGCTTGTCCCTGACTTCAAGGGTTATTGacttgattttggttttttgcccTTAGTTTGATGTAgtgcagaaaagaggaaatgaggCTGCAGGCTTAGTCATGGCTACCTGCATCAGAGACCTTGTGTCCTGATCTGTGACTGCAACTGGGAGAGGGATGAGCTCTCTGAAGAGTTGCTGGTGTGGCATGCTCAAACCTTGGAGCAATTATGTCCAGGTTACATCAGGTTCCAGGTGTGCTGTTAAGTCATTTCATGTGAGTTGTAATGCTCTTGCTGTGCCCTGTGCCTGCAGGTTTTGGATGCAGTCAAAAAGCACGGTGTGAAGCTGACCACTGTCCTGACCACACATCATCACTGGTAACTATCTGCTGTAGTGGGatccctcttccctctgcatAAACACAAGCAGTCAagaattgctgcttttctgggtCGAGTTGGTCTTCTCTAAGCAGGAGCTTAGGTGTGAGGAGAAGGATCAGAGCCCAGGAAATGTTCCCATGGGCTTGCTATGACCAGATGCGCTGCCTAGACTGCAAGCTCTGTGCATCAGTGCCTTTAACCTTTAAAATGCTGACTTCTTCCAGGTAGCCCGTGAAAGTAAATGTGTGTGAAGGTAGCTGTGGAGTGTGGGAGGGAGCACGCTAACACTGAGGTGCTAGGACATGCCTGTAAGGTGTGCTACTCACAGTCAGCACTTGTGGGAGGATTACCTGGGTTGCAGATTTATCTTTGCGTCCCTGGCAGAGTTAATGTTTTGCTTTAGCAGTTTTGCAGTGCTGAAACTGAGTAACCTCTCCCACGGGTCATAGTGGAACCACCTCTGTGGCTGGAGAGCCAGCCCTGATCTGGCAGGACCAGCACCACAAGCGAATGCTGAGCTGTTTGGACATCTGTGTGCCTGCTCCACAGTGTCTTGTGGGACACTGAATTACACATATCCCAGTTATCCCAATCTCTTCCTGCCCTAGTAACTGAAGAGTTGACTGTGAATCCCTAAGGCTGATGTTTCCCAACTAGGTATGAACTTGTGGGGGGTTGTTCCCCCCTCTCACTGCCCTACTTATTGGACAAATTATCTCCACTCGTGTTGATGTGGCATATCCTTTGATGTGAGGACAGTGTTAGATACTGGGAGAATAGTTGATCAGAAGTGATCACGTGGGGGCTGCCATTGCAGTATGAGTTAAGAtaaatttttcttcatccctGCCCAAATCCATTTTTCTGACCTTCCAGGGACCATGCCGGAGGAAATGAGAAGCTCGTAAAGATGGAGACGGGGTTGCGTGTGTATGGGGGAGACAGCAGAGTCGGAGCACTGACACAGAAAGTGTCTCACCTTACATCACTCAAGGTAAAGGGAGTGAGCTGCAGGACTTGGTTGGGGGCATCTCCCATTTGTGGCACAGCTTTAGAAGTGAACCGGTGTGGTCCAACTTAAGTTAATATTGTGATCACAGCTCTTTTACCTTTTCGCATCTCTTGGATGTAGTTGATAGTTTAAGTACAGCTTTCACCCTTTTCCAGCCCTGTGAACCATAACCCCTCTGTCTTGTTTTGGCTGGTGATACTTCATTGATGAGAACATTGGCATGGCTCAGGCACCTGCAGTGCCTGGGGCATGCTGGGTGTCCGTGTGTTCCTTGACAGCCACCTTAACTGGGGTGGTTATGACTGAAGTGTGAAAGGACAGGGCTTGTGCTCTGCTTAGAGCCTAGTTAGCACCAAATGCAAGTGGTCCTTTCTGAACGAAGGCTGGAATACAGGGTGAAGAGAAAGTGGGCCAGCAGTGCTAGCTGCCTGCATTGCTTTTCCAGAGCTAAAGCAGCAAACCTTGTTGGAACCTAGCTGTTTGTTTACAGACGAGCTGGCAGATGACACAGACTGCTATGAAATGTGCAGGCTGGCGTGAATGTCACTGCTAGTCTTGCAGTGTACCTTTGCGGGAGGGCAGCAGCAAAAAAGGGAGCTCAGAAATACATGGGAAGGTGTGCAAATTAGGGCTGTGGGGGAAACATCCCCTTGGCCTCATGAATGTGGTTAATCCTTCCCTTTTCGTGAGTGTCATCCACTTCTTCccttcagcttcatttttgtttggagCTTTTTACACTTGATTAACTTTGTTTAGGATTTTGTGTTGCTCTGGATCTGTTTGCTCTTGCTGCCAACCAGACGCTGAGTCACTCTGCATGTAAATGAAAGAATCTGGCAGTTCTCTTTGTCACAACACCTGCTAGGAGGAAACAGCTCCCTTCCAAGTCCCTGCCATAAAACTCTCTTGCTGGACTCTCACAGGACCAAAGCTGATGTTTACTGGCCAGCTATGTGAGAATTTGCCTGTAGGACTACTAGACCGTTGTAATAGTTGCAATTCTTTTCTAACCGTACAAATGCTAGCAAACAGTAGCTTAAGCTCTAGTCTTCTGCCTTCTTCTCAGGTGGGATCTCTTAATGTGAAATGCCTCTGTACGCCGTGTCACACTTCTGGACACATCTGTTATTATGTGACTAAGCCAAATAGCTCCGAGCCACCTGC
This genomic interval carries:
- the FAHD1 gene encoding oxaloacetate tautomerase FAHD1, mitochondrial, whose translation is MASSKPLSRFWEWGRNIVCVGRNYAEHAKEMGNALPREPLFFLKPSSAYVREGSPILRPYYCNNLHHEVELGVVIGKRAQAVSQEAAMEHVGGYALCLDMTARDTQEECKKKGLPWTLAKGFDSSCPVSDFVPKEKIPDPHKLKIWLKVNGELRQEGETSTMIFSVPYLISYISEIFTLEEGDLILTGSPKGVGSVQVNDEIEAGISDVLSMRFKVAQQTRGS
- the HAGH gene encoding hydroxyacylglutathione hydrolase, mitochondrial isoform X1 is translated as MLGGGWRGLGTALAALGAGALLRAGPVQLRAVFLHTEHEQRKSKTVTQADMKVELLPALTDNYMYLLIDEETKEAAIVDPVQPQKVLDAVKKHGVKLTTVLTTHHHWDHAGGNEKLVKMETGLRVYGGDSRVGALTQKVSHLTSLKVGSLNVKCLCTPCHTSGHICYYVTKPNSSEPPAVFTGDTLFVAGCGKFFEGTPEEMYRALIEILGSLDPKTRVYCGHEYTINNLKFARHVEPNNVAIQEKLAWAKAKYDSGEPTIPSTIAEEFTYNPFMRVREKTVQQHAGETDPIQTMGAIRKEKDNFRVPKD